A genomic window from Lasioglossum baleicum chromosome 7, iyLasBale1, whole genome shotgun sequence includes:
- the Mts gene encoding protein phosphatase 2 catalytic subunit mts — MEEKASLKELDQWIEQLNDCQQLTESQVKTLCEKAKEILSKESNVQEVKCPVTVCGDVHGQFHDLMELFRIGGKSPDTNYLFMGDYVDRGYYSVETVTLLVALKVRYRERITILRGNHESRQITQVYGFYDECLRKYGNANVWKFFTDLFDYLPLTALVDGQIFCLHGGLSPSIDTLDHIRALDRIQEVPHEGPMCDLLWSDPDDRGGWGISPRGAGYTFGQDISETFNHSNGLTLVSRAHQLVMEGYNWCHDRNVVTIFSAPNYCYRCGNQAAIMELDDALKYSFLQFDPAPRRGEPHVTRRTPDYFL; from the exons ATGGAGGAAAAAGCGTCGCTGAAAGAACTCGACCAGTGGATAGAACAATTAAATGACTGCCAACAACTAACAGAAAGCCAAGTGAAAACTCTATGCGAGAAG GCAAAGGAAATCTTATCTAAAGAATCTAATGTACAAGAAGTAAAATGTCCTGTGACAGTATGCGGAGATGTACACGGGCAGTTTCATGATTTAATGGAATTGTTCAGAATAGGAGGCAAATCACCAGATACAAATTACCTCTTTATGGGTGACTATGTGGATCGTGGTTATTATTCTGTTGAAACTGTTACCTTGTTAGTTGCGCTCAAG gtcaGATATAGAGAAAGAATAACAATTTTACGTGGTAACCATGAATCAAGACAAATCACACAAGTATATGGATTTTATGATGAATGTTTACGTAAATATGGTAATGCCAATGTGTGGAAGTTCTTTACAGACCTGTTTGACTATTTGCCATTAACTGCGCTGGTAGATGGTCAAATCTTTTGTTTGCATGGTGGTTTATCACCGTCGATTGATACATTAGATCATATACGAGCCCTAGATCGCATACAAGAAGTACCACATGAG GGTCCTATGTGCGATCTTTTGTGGTCAGACCCAGATGATAGAGGAGGGTGGGGTATTTCTCCTCGTGGGGCAGGATATACTTTTGGACAAGATATTTCAGAAACTTTTAATCATTCTAATGGTCTGACATTGGTATCGCGAGCGCATCAATTAGTCATGGAAGGCTACAACTG GTGTCACGATCGTAATGTTGTAACTATATTCTCAGCGCCTAATTATTGTTACCGCTGTGGAAATCAAGCTGCAATCATGGAATTAGATGAtgctttaaaatattcatt CCTTCAATTTGATCCAGCTCCAAGACGCGGAGAACCACACGTTACTAGGCGGACACCAGACTATTTCTTGTAA